In a genomic window of Nodosilinea sp. E11:
- a CDS encoding EAL domain-containing protein, whose translation MPFVLQMSVAVGVTGWLSMRHGQRAVNQVASQLQDSVAHHIEHKLEEFLGTSHLVNQLTYEALTLGHIDPADDEALFRHFMQQSYTFSHIDSLFFEQANGEFVGHTTLGQQGHQLMRGGPKMGNLIQFWTVDLTTGQPTELVQSTPDWHTQARPWYRAAVRAKGPVWGEVFPYHSSPALAISTSRPVYDDSGALIGVLGNNFFLSHISQFLREADISQHGQAFIIERSGLLVATSTDTDPYEVVAGRPRQSYAVTSQDPVIRASAQLLLNQSGGDTRRIQPQQAEFWLGRDRQFMQVAALADDYGLDWLIVVVMPESAFMAEIEASRRDTIALCALALVGAVVSGLYTSRWITRPLNAFSSASRAIADGHLNQTIGHTGLQELEGLAQAFNRMAARLQSSFSDLQHSKAEVERANAEIHQQAALFRLMAENMSDLVCLHDLDGTYLYISPSVQWLLGYTPDQLLGLHPLSLVHPNDLDQCNQYRPLPDSQALALEPVICRMRHSQGYYLWMETFMRPIVDATGAVVQFQTASRDVTERMRMRRQLEHDAYHDSLTGLFNRKHLQERLENALNQARQHSHYRFALLFLDIDHFKIVNDSLGHLIGDELLMEVASRLKAALRPADLAVRLGGDEFVVLLEDVGHRSVAISVAERILETLRQPFQLSSHQMFATVSLGLVMGDAQYQTASELIRDADTAMYRAKAHGRDGYEVFDSGMHDRAIARLTLETELRHALLHHPEEFVLYYQPIVDLKTADVKGFEALVRWLHPQRGLVMPGDFIPVAEETGLIVPLSYWLLEQACNQMTTWQRSYPQAQALTVSVNLSALQLHSPELLDQIDGVLAKTKLSPHNLVLEITESMLIDNIDDTIAVLNGVRQRGIALSIDDFGTGYSSLSYLYRFPINSLKIDRSFVSQMETSPSHETIVHTIINLGRQLGFRAIAEGIETPQQVNTLKRLSCDFGQGYWFSRPQPAADVETWLTQSIAYYRPQPVD comes from the coding sequence GTGCCTTTTGTACTACAAATGTCGGTGGCGGTGGGCGTAACAGGGTGGCTGTCGATGCGCCATGGCCAGCGAGCCGTGAACCAGGTGGCCAGTCAGCTGCAAGATTCGGTTGCCCATCACATTGAGCATAAGCTTGAAGAATTTTTAGGCACCTCTCATCTAGTCAACCAGCTGACCTATGAAGCCTTGACCCTGGGCCACATTGATCCGGCTGATGATGAGGCGCTGTTTCGTCATTTTATGCAGCAGTCTTATACGTTTAGCCATATTGACTCACTCTTTTTTGAGCAGGCCAATGGTGAATTTGTCGGTCACACTACGCTGGGGCAGCAGGGACACCAGCTGATGCGCGGTGGCCCCAAAATGGGCAATCTTATTCAATTTTGGACTGTGGATCTGACTACCGGCCAGCCCACCGAGTTAGTACAGTCTACCCCTGATTGGCATACTCAGGCTCGCCCCTGGTACCGGGCGGCGGTGCGAGCCAAAGGGCCAGTGTGGGGAGAGGTTTTTCCATACCATAGTTCTCCGGCACTGGCAATCTCGACCTCTAGGCCGGTCTATGACGACAGCGGTGCGCTAATTGGGGTGTTGGGCAACAATTTTTTTCTTAGTCATATTAGTCAATTCCTGCGAGAGGCCGATATCAGTCAGCATGGTCAGGCGTTTATTATCGAGCGATCGGGGTTGCTAGTGGCAACCTCCACCGATACTGACCCCTACGAGGTGGTGGCTGGTCGCCCCCGGCAGTCCTACGCAGTGACGAGCCAAGACCCTGTCATTCGAGCGAGTGCCCAGCTGCTGCTTAACCAGTCGGGGGGAGATACTCGCCGCATTCAGCCCCAGCAGGCCGAATTTTGGCTAGGTCGCGATCGCCAATTTATGCAGGTGGCTGCGCTGGCCGATGACTACGGCTTGGATTGGCTAATTGTGGTCGTCATGCCTGAGAGCGCCTTCATGGCTGAGATCGAGGCTAGCCGCCGTGACACCATTGCCCTCTGTGCCCTGGCCTTGGTCGGGGCAGTTGTTTCTGGTCTCTACACCAGCCGCTGGATTACGCGCCCCTTGAATGCCTTTAGCTCGGCCTCGCGGGCGATCGCCGATGGCCACCTCAACCAGACCATTGGCCACACGGGCCTGCAAGAGCTGGAAGGGTTGGCCCAAGCCTTTAACCGGATGGCTGCCCGCCTTCAATCCTCGTTTAGCGATCTGCAACACTCTAAAGCCGAAGTCGAGCGTGCCAACGCTGAAATTCACCAGCAGGCTGCTCTGTTTCGCCTAATGGCTGAAAATATGAGTGATCTGGTCTGTCTCCATGATCTAGATGGCACTTATCTGTACATTAGCCCCTCAGTGCAATGGCTGCTAGGCTATACCCCCGACCAGCTGCTGGGGTTACATCCCTTGAGTCTTGTGCACCCCAATGATCTTGACCAGTGCAATCAGTATCGGCCTCTGCCCGACTCTCAAGCCCTAGCGCTAGAACCGGTGATCTGCCGCATGCGCCACAGCCAGGGGTATTACCTCTGGATGGAAACGTTTATGCGGCCTATTGTCGATGCTACGGGTGCGGTGGTGCAGTTTCAGACCGCATCGCGCGATGTGACTGAGCGAATGAGAATGCGCCGCCAGCTCGAGCATGACGCCTACCACGACAGCCTGACCGGGCTATTTAATCGCAAGCATCTTCAAGAGCGGCTCGAAAACGCTTTGAACCAGGCTCGTCAGCATAGTCATTACCGCTTTGCCCTGCTGTTTTTAGATATTGATCACTTCAAGATCGTTAACGACAGCCTAGGTCACCTGATTGGCGATGAATTATTGATGGAAGTGGCCAGTCGCCTCAAGGCCGCCCTGCGTCCCGCAGACCTGGCGGTGCGCCTGGGGGGTGATGAGTTTGTAGTCTTGCTGGAGGATGTGGGTCACCGGAGTGTGGCGATATCGGTGGCGGAGCGGATTTTAGAAACTCTGCGCCAGCCGTTTCAACTCAGCAGCCACCAAATGTTTGCCACGGTGAGCCTGGGATTGGTGATGGGCGATGCCCAGTACCAAACAGCCTCAGAGCTGATTCGCGATGCCGATACGGCGATGTACCGCGCTAAGGCCCACGGGCGCGATGGCTATGAGGTGTTTGACAGTGGTATGCACGATCGCGCGATCGCCCGGCTCACCCTCGAAACTGAGCTACGCCATGCCTTGCTCCACCATCCCGAAGAATTTGTGCTCTACTATCAGCCCATTGTTGACCTGAAAACGGCTGACGTGAAAGGGTTTGAAGCGCTTGTCCGCTGGCTACACCCCCAGCGGGGGCTGGTCATGCCCGGCGATTTTATCCCCGTTGCCGAAGAAACTGGGCTGATTGTACCCCTGAGCTACTGGCTGCTAGAGCAGGCCTGTAACCAAATGACCACCTGGCAACGCTCCTATCCCCAGGCCCAGGCGCTGACAGTCAGTGTCAATCTGTCGGCGCTGCAACTGCACAGCCCCGAACTTTTAGACCAGATCGATGGGGTATTGGCCAAAACCAAACTCTCCCCCCACAACCTGGTTTTAGAAATTACAGAAAGCATGCTGATTGATAATATTGATGACACCATTGCTGTGCTGAACGGCGTGCGTCAGCGAGGAATTGCCCTGAGTATTGACGATTTCGGCACTGGCTATTCGTCTTTGAGCTATCTATATCGATTTCCGATCAACAGCCTCAAGATCGATCGCTCGTTTGTGAGCCAAATGGAAACTAGCCCGAGCCACGAAACAATTGTGCATACCATCATTAACTTGGGACGGCAGCTAGGCTTTAGGGCGATCGCCGAAGGGATTGAAACCCCTCAGCAGGTCAACACCCTCAAACGACTCAGCTGTGATTTTGGCCAGGGCTACTGGTTTAGCAGACCTCAGCCCGCTGCCGATGTCGAAACCTGGCTGACCCAATCTATTGCCTACTATCGGCCCCAGCCGGTAGACTAA